Proteins encoded within one genomic window of Actinoplanes octamycinicus:
- a CDS encoding polyprenyl synthetase family protein, whose amino-acid sequence MANDTLEGNRLSAIPRQHLSHAGLVRAVEGTLADFLASQIASLDTIDPALGGFARTARDLVLAGGKRLRPTFAFWGWRGVAGPAASPEALLPALGALELMHTFALVHDDLMDGSATRRGRPTAHKVFEARHGTRFGSSAAVLVGDLCLVWADQLLARTPVPATTLLEVRTRYDRMRIEAIAGQYLDVLGETDPSAWSVDRALLVARHKTASYTVHWPLDYGLALAGVDDPEVAEAYRVYGATVGEAFQLRDDLLGVYGDPAVTGKPASDDLRTGKPTALLMLARRLATPAQLSELDGASLERKAQVVAETGAPARVEEMIRVRVTEGLTALASAPIDPEARAALIELATTATQRPA is encoded by the coding sequence CGGGCTGGTCCGTGCCGTCGAGGGGACGCTCGCCGACTTCCTCGCCTCCCAGATCGCCTCGCTGGACACCATCGACCCGGCGCTGGGCGGTTTCGCCCGGACCGCCCGGGACCTGGTGCTGGCCGGCGGGAAGCGGTTGCGGCCGACGTTCGCCTTCTGGGGCTGGCGCGGTGTCGCCGGTCCGGCCGCCTCCCCCGAGGCGCTACTGCCGGCGCTCGGCGCGCTGGAGCTGATGCACACCTTCGCCCTGGTGCACGACGACCTGATGGACGGCTCGGCCACCCGGCGCGGCCGTCCCACGGCGCACAAGGTCTTCGAGGCCCGGCACGGCACCCGGTTCGGCTCGTCGGCCGCGGTCCTGGTCGGCGACCTCTGCCTGGTCTGGGCCGACCAGTTGCTGGCCCGCACCCCGGTGCCGGCCACCACCCTGCTCGAGGTCCGTACCCGGTATGACCGGATGCGGATCGAGGCGATCGCCGGGCAGTACCTGGACGTGCTCGGCGAGACCGACCCGTCGGCCTGGTCGGTGGACCGGGCGCTGCTGGTGGCCCGGCACAAGACCGCGAGCTACACCGTGCACTGGCCGCTCGACTACGGCCTGGCCCTGGCCGGGGTGGACGACCCCGAGGTGGCCGAGGCCTACCGGGTCTACGGCGCCACCGTCGGCGAGGCGTTCCAGCTGCGCGACGACCTGCTCGGGGTCTACGGCGACCCGGCGGTGACCGGCAAGCCGGCCAGCGACGACCTGCGCACCGGGAAACCGACCGCGTTGCTCATGCTGGCCCGCCGGCTGGCCACCCCGGCGCAGCTGTCCGAGTTGGACGGTGCGAGTCTGGAGCGGAAGGCACAGGTGGTCGCCGAGACCGGCGCCCCGGCGCGGGTCGAGGAGATGATCCGGGTGCGGGTCACCGAGGGCCTCACCGCCCTGGCGTCGGCGCCGATCGATCCGGAGGCCCGGGCCGCCCTGATCGAGCTGGCCACCACCGCGACGCAGCGCCCGGCATGA
- a CDS encoding Glu/Leu/Phe/Val family dehydrogenase: protein MGVFDTDGNDATGHEQVVFCQDRVTGLKAIIGIYSTALGPALGGTRFYPYESEEAALADVLKLSRGMAYKNALAGLDLGGGKAVIWGDPATVKSEALLRAYGRFVESLRGRYYTACDVGTYVPDMDVIARETRYVTGRSVEHGGAGDSSVLTAWGVFQGMRAAAEHTWGSPTLAGRTVGVAGLGKVGKYLVGHLIEDGATVVATDVSPAALEWARTTHPEIELAADNQALITADLDVYAPCALGGALNDDTVPVLRAKVVTGAANNQLAHPGIGKLLDDRGILYTPDYVVNAGGVIQVADEIEGFNFDRAKLRATGIFDTTRRILQLAGDEGVPPAVAADRLAERRMAEVGRLRSIYLR from the coding sequence ATGGGTGTGTTCGACACCGACGGCAATGACGCCACCGGGCACGAACAGGTTGTCTTCTGCCAGGACCGGGTCACCGGTCTGAAGGCGATCATCGGGATCTACTCGACGGCCCTCGGGCCGGCGCTCGGCGGCACCCGGTTCTACCCGTACGAGAGCGAGGAAGCTGCCCTCGCCGATGTGCTGAAGCTGTCCCGCGGGATGGCGTACAAGAACGCTCTGGCCGGCCTGGACCTGGGCGGCGGCAAGGCGGTGATCTGGGGCGACCCGGCCACCGTCAAGTCCGAGGCGCTGCTGCGGGCGTACGGCCGGTTCGTCGAGTCCCTCCGCGGGCGCTACTACACCGCCTGCGACGTCGGCACCTACGTACCGGACATGGACGTGATCGCCCGGGAGACGCGCTACGTCACCGGCCGCAGCGTCGAGCACGGCGGCGCCGGCGACTCCTCGGTGCTCACCGCCTGGGGCGTCTTCCAGGGCATGCGCGCGGCCGCCGAGCACACCTGGGGCAGTCCCACTCTGGCCGGCCGCACGGTCGGCGTGGCCGGCCTCGGCAAGGTCGGCAAGTACCTGGTCGGCCACCTGATCGAGGACGGCGCCACGGTGGTCGCCACCGACGTCAGCCCGGCCGCCCTGGAGTGGGCCCGCACCACGCACCCGGAGATCGAGCTGGCCGCGGACAACCAGGCGCTGATCACCGCCGACCTGGACGTCTACGCGCCGTGCGCGCTGGGCGGCGCGCTGAACGACGACACCGTCCCGGTGCTGCGCGCCAAGGTGGTCACCGGCGCGGCCAACAACCAGCTCGCCCACCCGGGCATCGGCAAGCTGCTGGACGACCGCGGCATCCTCTACACCCCGGACTACGTGGTGAACGCCGGCGGCGTGATCCAGGTGGCCGACGAGATCGAGGGCTTCAACTTCGACCGGGCGAAACTCCGGGCGACCGGCATCTTCGACACCACCCGCCGGATCCTCCAGCTGGCCGGTGACGAGGGCGTGCCGCCGGCGGTGGCCGCCGACCGGCTGGCTGAGCGCCGCATGGCGGAGGTCGGCCGACTGCGCTCGATCTACCTCCGGTAG
- a CDS encoding hotdog fold thioesterase: MQHLFTSNGGGALAERMGIVITEASAERVVGTMPVEGNTQPYGLLHGGASCVLAETLGSVGAVLHGQTVNRPFAVGVDINATHHKAARSGLVTGTAVPVHRGRAVATYEVVLEDEAGERVCTARITCLLRGA, encoded by the coding sequence ATGCAGCACCTCTTCACCAGCAACGGGGGCGGTGCGCTCGCCGAGCGGATGGGCATCGTGATCACCGAGGCGAGCGCCGAGCGGGTGGTCGGGACGATGCCGGTCGAGGGCAACACCCAGCCGTACGGTCTGCTGCACGGCGGGGCGTCCTGCGTGCTCGCCGAGACCCTCGGCTCGGTCGGCGCGGTGCTGCACGGGCAGACCGTGAACCGGCCGTTCGCGGTCGGCGTGGACATCAACGCCACGCACCACAAGGCGGCCCGCTCCGGGCTGGTCACCGGGACCGCGGTGCCGGTGCACCGGGGCCGCGCGGTCGCCACCTACGAGGTGGTCCTGGAGGACGAGGCCGGCGAGCGGGTCTGCACCGCCCGGATCACCTGTCTGCTGCGCGGCGCTTGA
- a CDS encoding PPOX class F420-dependent oxidoreductase yields MPTLEQLGSEKYVLLTTFRKDGRAVPTPLWVVPDAGGLAFWTVAGTGKLKRIRNNGRVTVAACDMRGNPTGEAIEATARIGDLADRLRVGETLKRKYGLIGRLTMLGSRLRRGTEGTVAVLVS; encoded by the coding sequence ATGCCCACCTTGGAGCAACTCGGCTCGGAGAAATACGTCCTGCTCACGACGTTCCGCAAGGACGGGCGCGCGGTGCCGACCCCGCTCTGGGTGGTGCCCGACGCCGGTGGCCTGGCGTTCTGGACGGTGGCCGGCACCGGCAAGCTGAAGCGCATCCGCAACAACGGGCGGGTCACCGTGGCCGCCTGCGACATGCGGGGCAACCCGACCGGCGAGGCGATCGAGGCCACCGCGCGGATCGGCGACCTGGCCGACCGGCTGCGCGTCGGCGAGACGCTGAAGCGGAAGTACGGGCTGATCGGGCGGCTGACCATGCTCGGCAGCCGGCTCCGCCGGGGCACCGAAGGAACCGTCGCCGTCCTCGTATCCTGA
- a CDS encoding RNA 2'-phosphotransferase, with protein sequence MTELSRDQVRLSRRMSLVLRHRPEAAGLTLDANGWVPIADLLAALRISRAELDHVVAFNDKSRFAVATGADGVDRIRASQGHSRRVAVDLDLPPAEPPAVLYHGTPRDNLAAIRRDGLRPRSRHHVHLSADVPTALTIGRRRSADVVVFAVAAGVMAAEGHVFHRSANGVWLTAVVPPQHLSVKRTNP encoded by the coding sequence TTGACCGAACTTTCCCGTGACCAGGTCCGCCTCAGCCGGCGGATGTCCCTGGTGCTGCGGCACCGGCCCGAGGCGGCCGGCCTGACGCTGGACGCGAACGGCTGGGTGCCGATCGCCGATCTCCTCGCCGCCCTGCGGATCAGCCGGGCCGAGCTGGACCACGTGGTGGCCTTCAACGACAAGTCCCGTTTCGCGGTGGCCACCGGCGCGGACGGGGTGGACCGGATCCGGGCCAGCCAGGGCCACTCCCGCCGGGTGGCGGTCGACCTGGACCTGCCGCCGGCCGAGCCGCCCGCGGTGCTCTATCACGGCACCCCGCGCGACAACCTCGCGGCGATCCGGCGCGACGGGCTGCGCCCGCGCTCGCGGCACCACGTGCACCTGTCCGCGGACGTGCCGACCGCGCTGACCATCGGCCGCCGGCGGTCGGCCGACGTGGTGGTGTTCGCCGTGGCGGCCGGCGTGATGGCCGCCGAGGGACACGTCTTCCACCGGAGCGCCAACGGGGTCTGGCTGACCGCGGTGGTCCCACCACAGCACCTTTCGGTAAAACGGACAAATCCGTAA
- a CDS encoding PrsW family intramembrane metalloprotease → MSDPVRPGPVRAGALTRLPAFWVVITLLAAGAVRMSQLVSRFLTAYPIATLTALALFALLAVPFWLFVQELDFLEREPAGLLVVAFAWGGLVATTVSIPGSTALENLIAKLGSPGLAADWGAALAGPTVEEIAKTLGVVAIVLIARSQVNSVLDGVVYGALVGLGFQIVEDIVFAIGAVALAGQGDEVQPVITTFLVRGFLAGVWSHTLFGALAGAGIGYLVVATDRGWPRRITMAALALFGAWASHVLWNSPLFRDGLGNGAVALLAVLVFKGLPPLLLILWLVRRAHDREAEFYVARLAGLDDPEVITEGELRALGSGSRRAAARRHAADRAGRRARATVRRLQRAQARLAVELSRAPDVAGERHSPAGPHHAEVRAHRAVLVALGHPEAVEGTRSWRHTASTIGTAAVAIAVLWVALSALGGA, encoded by the coding sequence ATGAGCGACCCGGTCCGCCCCGGCCCGGTCCGGGCGGGCGCCCTGACCCGGCTGCCCGCGTTCTGGGTGGTGATCACCCTGCTGGCCGCCGGCGCGGTCCGGATGTCCCAGCTGGTGAGCCGGTTCCTGACCGCGTACCCGATCGCCACGCTCACCGCCCTGGCCCTGTTCGCGCTGCTCGCCGTCCCGTTCTGGCTGTTCGTCCAGGAGCTGGACTTCCTGGAGCGGGAGCCGGCCGGCCTGCTGGTGGTGGCGTTCGCCTGGGGCGGCCTGGTGGCCACCACCGTCTCCATCCCGGGCAGCACCGCCCTGGAGAACCTGATCGCCAAGCTCGGCTCGCCCGGCCTGGCCGCCGACTGGGGCGCCGCGCTGGCCGGGCCGACGGTCGAGGAGATCGCCAAGACCCTCGGCGTGGTCGCCATCGTGCTGATCGCCCGCTCCCAGGTGAACAGCGTGCTGGACGGCGTGGTCTACGGCGCGCTGGTCGGGCTGGGCTTCCAGATCGTCGAGGACATCGTCTTCGCGATCGGCGCGGTGGCGCTGGCCGGGCAGGGCGACGAGGTGCAGCCGGTGATCACCACGTTCCTGGTCCGCGGGTTCCTGGCCGGGGTGTGGAGCCACACGCTGTTCGGCGCGCTGGCCGGCGCCGGCATCGGTTACCTGGTGGTCGCCACCGACCGGGGCTGGCCGCGCCGGATTACGATGGCCGCGCTGGCCCTGTTCGGCGCCTGGGCCTCGCACGTGCTGTGGAACTCGCCGCTGTTCCGCGACGGGCTCGGCAACGGCGCGGTGGCGCTGCTCGCGGTGCTGGTGTTCAAGGGCCTGCCCCCGCTGCTGCTGATCCTCTGGCTGGTCCGCCGGGCGCACGACCGGGAGGCGGAGTTCTACGTGGCGCGGCTGGCCGGGCTCGACGACCCCGAGGTGATCACCGAGGGCGAGTTGCGGGCGCTGGGATCGGGTTCGCGCCGGGCCGCGGCCCGCCGTCATGCCGCGGACCGCGCGGGGCGCAGAGCCAGGGCTACGGTACGCCGTCTGCAGCGTGCCCAGGCCCGGCTGGCGGTCGAGCTCAGCCGGGCCCCGGACGTCGCCGGAGAGCGCCACTCGCCGGCCGGCCCGCACCACGCCGAGGTGCGCGCCCACCGGGCGGTCCTGGTCGCGCTCGGGCATCCGGAAGCGGTCGAGGGCACCCGGTCCTGGCGGCACACCGCCTCGACGATCGGCACCGCGGCGGTGGCGATCGCCGTGCTCTGGGTCGCGCTGTCCGCCCTCGGCGGCGCCTGA
- the crtI gene encoding phytoene desaturase family protein has translation MRTVTGPTDRVVIVGAGLAGLSCALHLAAAGREVTVVEREPVPGGRAGRLSVGGFEFDTGPTVLTMPDLIAEPLAAVGEKLSDWLELTPIDPAYRAYYPDGSTLDVRSDTTRMAAEIAGVCGAREADGYLRFVDFTRQLWQLERDHFIDRNLDSPLDLLNLNLLRLLGMGAFRKLQPKINDYFRDPRTQRIFSFQAMYAGMAPHDALAVYAVIAYLDSVVGVYYPKGGMHAVPRALAGAAEKHGVTFRYDTTVERVVTQHGRATGVLTVGGELIPADTVVLNPDLPIAYRDLLPPRRSRRLKYSPSCVVLHIGSTQAYSKIAHHNIHFGTGWKRTFDEVINRGLLMSDPSLLVTNPTHTDPDAAPPGKQTYYVLAPAPNLETGPMNWRGGLAQRYADELLQTLEQRGYVGFRDGVEVERIITPADWADDGMAAGTPFAAAHSFSQTGPFRPANLHPELPNVVFTGSGTQPGVGVPMVLISGKLAASRITGGRG, from the coding sequence GTGCGCACTGTCACCGGACCCACCGATCGGGTCGTCATAGTCGGGGCCGGCCTGGCCGGCCTGTCCTGCGCGCTGCACCTGGCCGCGGCCGGGCGCGAGGTCACCGTCGTGGAGCGGGAGCCGGTGCCGGGCGGCCGGGCCGGCCGGCTCTCGGTCGGCGGCTTCGAGTTCGACACCGGCCCGACCGTGCTGACCATGCCGGACCTGATCGCCGAGCCGCTCGCGGCGGTCGGCGAGAAACTCTCCGACTGGCTGGAGCTGACCCCGATCGACCCGGCCTACCGGGCGTACTATCCGGACGGCTCCACCCTGGACGTCCGCTCCGACACCACCCGGATGGCCGCCGAGATCGCCGGCGTCTGCGGCGCCCGCGAGGCCGACGGTTACCTGCGGTTCGTCGATTTCACCCGGCAGCTGTGGCAGCTGGAGCGCGACCACTTCATCGACCGGAACCTGGACAGCCCGCTCGACCTGCTCAACCTGAACCTGCTGCGGCTGCTCGGGATGGGCGCGTTCCGCAAACTCCAGCCGAAGATCAACGACTACTTCCGGGACCCGCGTACCCAGCGGATCTTCTCGTTCCAGGCGATGTACGCCGGGATGGCCCCGCACGACGCGCTCGCGGTCTACGCGGTGATCGCCTACCTCGACTCGGTGGTCGGGGTGTACTACCCCAAGGGCGGCATGCACGCGGTGCCCCGGGCGCTGGCCGGCGCCGCCGAGAAACATGGCGTGACGTTCCGTTACGACACCACGGTCGAGCGGGTGGTCACCCAGCACGGCCGGGCGACCGGCGTGCTCACCGTCGGTGGCGAGCTGATCCCGGCCGACACCGTGGTGCTCAACCCGGACCTGCCGATCGCCTACCGCGACCTGCTCCCGCCGCGCCGCTCGCGCCGCCTCAAGTACTCACCGTCCTGTGTGGTGCTGCACATCGGTTCGACGCAGGCGTACTCGAAGATCGCCCATCACAACATCCATTTCGGTACGGGCTGGAAGCGCACCTTCGACGAGGTGATCAACCGCGGGCTGCTGATGAGCGACCCGTCACTGCTGGTCACCAACCCGACCCACACCGACCCGGACGCGGCCCCGCCCGGCAAGCAGACGTACTACGTGCTCGCCCCCGCGCCGAACCTCGAGACCGGCCCGATGAACTGGCGCGGCGGCCTCGCCCAGCGCTACGCCGACGAGCTGCTGCAGACGCTGGAACAGCGCGGATACGTCGGTTTCCGGGACGGCGTGGAGGTCGAGCGGATCATCACGCCGGCCGACTGGGCGGACGACGGGATGGCCGCCGGCACACCGTTCGCGGCCGCGCACTCGTTCTCCCAGACCGGGCCGTTCCGCCCGGCGAACCTGCACCCCGAGCTACCGAACGTGGTCTTCACCGGTTCGGGCACACAACCCGGTGTCGGCGTGCCGATGGTGCTCATCTCCGGGAAGCTGGCCGCGAGCCGGATCACAGGAGGACGCGGATGA
- the amcA gene encoding multiple cyclophane-containing RiPP AmcA has translation MPEITSPRLSDGVETDPVTARVHETRDGLAALIAEAETARRQRAEEATPESGSAVCAWNHFENIPTFYNWNNRPR, from the coding sequence ATGCCCGAGATCACGAGCCCACGGCTGTCTGACGGCGTGGAGACGGATCCGGTGACGGCACGGGTGCACGAGACCCGGGACGGGCTGGCCGCGCTCATCGCGGAGGCGGAGACGGCCCGCAGGCAGCGTGCCGAGGAGGCAACGCCGGAGAGCGGCTCGGCGGTGTGCGCCTGGAACCACTTCGAGAACATTCCTACGTTCTACAACTGGAACAACCGGCCACGGTGA
- a CDS encoding BldC family transcriptional regulator, which yields MASRTHDPEPLLTPAEVASMFRVDPKTVTRWAKAGKLSAIRTLGGHRRYRESEVRALLQGQIPTQRQGD from the coding sequence ATGGCATCGCGTACGCACGATCCTGAGCCGCTACTAACGCCGGCCGAGGTGGCGTCGATGTTCCGTGTCGACCCGAAGACCGTCACCCGGTGGGCGAAGGCGGGCAAGCTCAGCGCCATTCGCACGCTCGGCGGCCACCGTCGCTACCGGGAGTCGGAGGTTCGCGCCCTGCTGCAGGGGCAGATTCCCACGCAGCGTCAGGGTGACTGA
- a CDS encoding DUF3073 domain-containing protein, with protein sequence MGRGRAKAKQTKVARELKYHSPNTDLTALQRELAGTRQSDRHFDDDNDEFVDDDEDDADDDQDSWSPPRRL encoded by the coding sequence ATGGGGCGCGGCCGTGCTAAGGCCAAGCAGACGAAGGTGGCGCGGGAGTTGAAGTATCACTCCCCGAACACCGACCTCACCGCCTTGCAGCGCGAACTGGCTGGGACACGCCAGTCCGACCGTCATTTCGACGACGACAACGATGAGTTCGTCGACGATGACGAGGACGACGCTGACGACGACCAGGATTCCTGGTCGCCTCCAAGGCGGCTTTGA
- a CDS encoding calcium-binding protein → MFLTSRKALATIGATAAAVVATTTLFAAPAQAATAGLARVSGTTVKFNALMTKSNSLVITVSGRTVTLNDKVAIKAGKGCKAVKGDKTKVKCTTSSKPKKLVIALGDKNDKVYNKTGIYMLADGGSGNDTLWGGSGADQLQGASGVDKLYGQNGNDKLFGETGNDLLSGGAGDDNIYGGTGNDKAWGNAGKDLITGDAGTDGAWGGAGDDTIYGYAGNDWLYGEDGVDVIFGDDYKIGSYGTDTIDGGNGNDGIAAGYGYDKVYGSNQDDILWGAYFDPYSDDLHPVGIAGPDYLNGGNHATRGDACITAGGATYSECEYTWADATVSSLDAKSTRPEIPADLKKRLTDAIR, encoded by the coding sequence ATGTTCTTGACCAGTCGCAAGGCTCTCGCCACGATCGGCGCCACCGCCGCCGCGGTGGTGGCCACCACCACCCTCTTCGCCGCTCCGGCGCAGGCGGCCACCGCCGGCCTGGCCCGGGTGTCCGGCACCACCGTCAAGTTCAACGCGCTGATGACCAAGTCGAACTCGCTGGTCATCACGGTCTCCGGCCGCACCGTCACGCTGAACGACAAGGTCGCCATCAAGGCCGGCAAGGGCTGCAAGGCGGTCAAGGGCGACAAGACCAAGGTCAAGTGCACCACCAGCTCGAAGCCGAAGAAGCTGGTCATCGCTCTCGGCGACAAGAACGACAAGGTCTACAACAAGACCGGCATCTACATGCTGGCCGACGGCGGCTCCGGCAACGACACCCTCTGGGGCGGTAGCGGCGCCGACCAGCTGCAGGGCGCGTCCGGCGTGGACAAGCTCTACGGCCAGAACGGCAACGACAAGCTGTTCGGCGAGACCGGCAACGACCTGCTCAGCGGTGGCGCCGGCGACGACAACATCTACGGGGGCACCGGCAACGACAAGGCCTGGGGCAACGCCGGCAAGGACCTGATCACCGGCGACGCGGGCACCGACGGCGCCTGGGGCGGTGCCGGCGACGACACGATCTACGGCTACGCCGGCAACGACTGGCTGTACGGCGAGGACGGCGTCGACGTGATCTTCGGCGACGACTACAAGATCGGCTCCTACGGCACCGACACCATCGACGGCGGCAACGGCAACGATGGCATCGCGGCCGGTTACGGGTACGACAAGGTCTACGGCAGCAACCAGGACGACATCCTCTGGGGCGCCTACTTCGACCCGTACTCGGACGACCTGCACCCGGTCGGCATCGCCGGCCCGGACTACCTCAACGGCGGCAACCACGCCACCCGCGGCGACGCCTGCATCACCGCCGGCGGCGCCACCTACAGCGAGTGCGAGTACACCTGGGCGGACGCCACCGTCTCCTCGCTCGACGCCAAGTCGACCCGCCCGGAGATCCCCGCCGACCTGAAGAAGCGCCTCACCGACGCCATCCGCTGA
- a CDS encoding class I SAM-dependent methyltransferase gives MEQPTIGDAFGDMIRDAYAVRTGIGPRPLAGGRLPRPVIEVIERDDGLINGAPADHYLDEPAAWQPHDHRALRLCRGHVLDIGVGAGRIALELQRRGMAVTGLDTSPGAIEVARKRGLRDTVLSTVDGYARATARYDTFLLLGNNLGLLEGPERAPAFLAALARLANPGARIIAQGADPYGTKDPVHVGYHQRNRARGRLGGQLRLRLRYRMVASDWFDYLNCSVDELAGLLDGTGWRLKSVDRKDHPYYLAVMEQDH, from the coding sequence ATGGAGCAGCCGACGATCGGCGACGCCTTCGGCGACATGATCAGAGACGCGTACGCGGTACGCACCGGAATCGGGCCCCGCCCGCTGGCCGGCGGGCGCCTGCCCCGCCCGGTGATCGAGGTGATCGAGCGCGACGACGGGCTGATCAACGGCGCGCCGGCCGACCACTACCTGGACGAGCCGGCGGCCTGGCAGCCGCACGACCACCGGGCGCTGCGGCTCTGCCGCGGCCACGTGCTGGACATCGGCGTCGGGGCCGGCCGGATCGCGCTCGAGCTGCAGCGCCGCGGCATGGCGGTGACCGGCCTGGACACCTCGCCCGGGGCGATCGAGGTGGCCCGCAAGCGCGGCCTGCGGGACACCGTGCTGAGCACCGTCGACGGGTATGCCCGCGCGACCGCCCGTTACGACACGTTCCTGCTGCTCGGCAACAACCTGGGCCTGCTCGAGGGCCCGGAGCGCGCGCCGGCTTTCCTGGCGGCGCTGGCCCGGCTGGCGAACCCGGGCGCGCGGATCATCGCCCAGGGCGCCGACCCGTACGGCACCAAGGACCCGGTGCACGTGGGCTACCACCAGCGCAACCGGGCCCGCGGCCGGCTCGGCGGCCAGCTGCGCCTGCGCCTGCGCTACCGGATGGTGGCCAGCGACTGGTTCGACTACCTCAACTGCTCGGTCGACGAGCTGGCCGGGCTGCTCGACGGCACCGGGTGGCGGCTGAAATCCGTCGACCGCAAGGACCACCCGTACTACCTTGCGGTCATGGAGCAGGATCATTGA
- a CDS encoding MerR family transcriptional regulator, whose amino-acid sequence MADEALSAGAAARRLGVAVTTLRTWHQRYGLGPSRHEPGHHRRYTAEDMGRLQVMQRLTAQGVAPAEAAAWARNAPQGDPALHPAPVRLDAAARGLARAALRLDAPAMRDILCAAITQRGVVAAWADVVSPVLVGIGDRYQTTQRYIEVEHLLARTVTEVLATTPRPAGVPRILLAAADEEQHTLALEALAAALGEAGVPCRLFGARLPSAALLDAIGRTGPAAVVLWSQTPRTGTVEQLTRVRDAPCPPIVVAAAGPGWPEDDLPIGVTRLTGLGEALHLLASI is encoded by the coding sequence GTGGCCGATGAGGCGCTGAGCGCCGGAGCCGCCGCCCGTCGCCTGGGTGTGGCGGTCACCACCCTGCGCACCTGGCACCAGCGGTACGGGCTCGGCCCCAGCCGGCACGAGCCCGGGCACCACCGGCGCTACACGGCCGAGGACATGGGCCGGTTGCAGGTCATGCAACGGCTCACCGCGCAGGGCGTGGCGCCCGCTGAGGCCGCCGCCTGGGCCCGGAACGCCCCGCAGGGTGATCCGGCCCTGCATCCGGCCCCGGTGCGGCTGGACGCGGCCGCTCGCGGGCTGGCCCGGGCCGCGTTGCGGCTGGACGCGCCGGCCATGCGGGACATCCTCTGCGCGGCGATCACCCAGCGCGGCGTGGTGGCCGCCTGGGCCGACGTGGTGTCCCCGGTGCTGGTCGGCATCGGTGATCGCTATCAGACGACCCAGCGCTACATCGAGGTCGAGCACCTGCTCGCCCGGACGGTCACCGAGGTGCTCGCCACCACGCCGCGGCCGGCCGGCGTGCCGCGGATCCTGCTCGCCGCCGCCGACGAGGAGCAGCACACGCTCGCCCTGGAGGCGCTCGCCGCCGCGCTGGGCGAGGCCGGGGTGCCGTGCCGGCTCTTCGGCGCCCGGCTGCCCTCGGCGGCACTGCTGGACGCGATCGGGCGGACCGGGCCGGCCGCCGTGGTGCTCTGGTCGCAGACGCCGCGCACCGGGACCGTCGAGCAGCTGACCCGGGTCCGGGACGCCCCATGCCCGCCGATCGTGGTCGCAGCCGCCGGTCCGGGCTGGCCGGAAGACGATCTTCCGATCGGGGTCACCCGGCTGACCGGCCTGGGCGAGGCGTTGCACTTGCTGGCATCGATCTAA